In Brettanomyces bruxellensis chromosome 8, complete sequence, a genomic segment contains:
- a CDS encoding uncharacterized protein (BUSCO:EOG09264XPY) encodes MSLPDTRTLPNIIITGTPGCGKTSHAEQLAEQHLEMTHINVSVFAKENGCIEGWDSERDTSIVDEDKLLDKLEPLADKGGLIIDWHCCDIFPERWIDLVVVLRCNNTVLYDRLEKRGYKESKVRENVECEIMQVLVSDAKNSYDPKIVVELSSEDVDTLDQNVERISGWLDNWKAGHPEGESNRLP; translated from the coding sequence ATGTCTCTTCCGGATACTAGAACACTTCCCAACATCATAATTACAGGCACACCTGGATGCGGAAAAACTTCACATGCGGAGCAGCTGGCAGAGCAGCATCTGGAGATGACGCACATTAACGTCAGCGTGTTcgcaaaagaaaatggttGCATAGAAGGATGGGATAGCGAAAGAGATACTTCgattgttgatgaagacaAATTATTGGACAAACTTGAGCCCTTAGCCGACAAAGGAGGGCTTATAATTGATTGGCATTGCTGTGATATCTTTCCTGAACGCTGGATTGATCTTGTTGTGGTTCTTAGATGTAATAATACCGTTTTGTATGACCGTTTGGAGAAAAGAGGCTACAAAGAGAGTAAAGTGCGGGAAAACGTCGAGTGCGAAATAATGCAGGTTCTTGTGTCGGATGCCAAGAATAGTTATGACCCAAAGATTGTTGTGGAGCTTTCTAGTGAGGATGTTGACACGTTAGATCAGAATGTTGAAAGAATTAGCGGATGGCTTGATAACTGGAAAGCAGGTCATCCTGAAGGTGAATCGAACCGCTTACCATAA
- a CDS encoding uncharacterized protein (MEROPS:MER0013559~BUSCO:EOG09264B3O), translating into MSSTVIPSIQSILQYLLDRPTTNDNFTDPLIVLGNKYQPSSPLKHNPLEQQSYFSGLNTFLDDIGLNLASFQQNNGGQTANACQEDIPWPSDFISDVATRLWFTYRSGFPVIKRDPDGPSPLSLGSLFRGTLDVKNASIGFTTDSGWGCMIRTSQSLLANALLNLHVGREWRYMPAENPNGETEYAQKYEKQWQIITWFADFPSAPFSIQQIVKYGSEHCKKKPGEWFGPSAASRSIVYLCKQSYKACKLNTYITEGNGDIYEDELLPVSCPEGTESVFRPTLILSGVRLGVRNVNPVYWAFLKKLLSIHQSVGIAGGRPSSSHYFFGYQGDNLFYMDPHTPQTALLADHVDDADYRVEYIASVHTKRIRKLGLCEMDPSMLIGLLVTSLEDYKELKRTIAGFKDAERFLNIYEHHPVVASRGSAGSELFDDDDFIDLGVEQKKKAGLADGESTNESSHVANSDTFDELREHGSTDKLQRKIPERRFSQAVLVEHADAERDEINFDGDATMISHKETEEKFEEVKKGGEVCDMTEKA; encoded by the coding sequence ATGTCATCCACAGTAATACCGAGTATTCAAAGCATTCTTCAGTATCTCCTGGATCGGCCAACAACAAATGACAATTTTACGGATCCACTGATTGTTTTAGGAAACAAATACCAACCAAGCAGTCCGTTAAAGCACAATCCTCTTGAGCAACAGTCGTATTTCTCTGGGTTGAACACTTTTCTAGATGATATCGGGTTGAATCTTGCCAGTTTTCAGCAGAATAATGGAGGTCAAACTGCAAATGCATGCCAAGAAGATATTCCATGGCCTTCAGACTTCATTTCCGACGTTGCGACGCGTCTCTGGTTTACATACCGGTCAGGATTCCCAGTTATTAAACGTGATCCAGATGGCCCATCGCCTTTATCATTGGGTTCTCTGTTTAGAGGCACGTTAGACGTGAAAAATGCGTCGATCGGCTTCACTACAGACTCTGGATGGGGGTGCATGATACGAACCAGCCAATCACTTTTGGCAAATGCTCTTTTGAATCTTCACGTGGGCCGGGAATGGCGGTATATGCCGGCGGAAAACCCCAATGGGGAAACGGAATATGCTCAAAAGTACGAGAAACAGTGGCAAATCATCACATGGTTCGCCGATTTTCCCTCGGCTCCTTTTTCTATACAGCAAATAGTGAAATATGGCTCCGAACActgcaaaaagaagccCGGAGAGTGGTTTGGGCCTTCTGCAGCTTCAAGAAGCATCGTTTATCTATGCAAGCAGAGCTATAAGGCATGCAAACTCAATACATACATCACAGAGGGAAATGGGGACATTTATGAAGATGAGTTGCTGCCTGTTTCGTGCCCAGAAGGGACTGAAAGTGTATTTAGGCCTACTCTAATACTCTCTGGAGTCAGATTGGGTGTGCGAAACGTCAATCCGGTGTATTGGGCATTCCTCAAAAAGCTGCTTTCAATACACCAATCGGTGGGAATAGCAGGTGGCAGACCTTCATCCTCACACTACTTCTTTGGGTATCAGGGCGATAACCTCTTCTACATGGACCCACACACTCCACAAACTGCACTTTTGGCTGATCATGTCGATGATGCGGATTACAGGGTGGAGTATATTGCGAGTGTGCATACAAAGCGAATTCGCAAATTGGGGCTTTGTGAGATGGACCCTTCTATGCTAATTGGCCTTTTGGTGACCTCACTGGAAGACTATAAGGAGctaaaaagaacaattgCAGGTTTCAAGGATGCCGAGCGTTTTTTGAACATTTACGAACATCATCCAGTAGTCGCGTCACGTGGTTCTGCGGGTTCAGAATTGttcgatgatgatgacttcATAGATTTGGGAGTtgagcagaagaagaaagcaggATTGGCAGATGGAGAAAGCACAAATGAAAGTTCACATGTTGCAAATTCAGACACGTTTGACGAATTAAGAGAGCATGGTTCAACCGATAAACTACAACGCAAAATACCAGAAAGAAGGTTTTCTCAAGCTGTATTAGTAGAGCATGCTGATGcagaaagagatgaaataaacTTTGATGGTGATGCAACTATGATTAGTCATAAGGAAACGGAAGAAAAGTTCGaggaagtgaaaaaaggTGGTGAGGTGTGTGATATGACCGAAAAGGCGTGA
- the NOP56 gene encoding snoRNP complex protein nop56, with protein MAGLDYILYEEPTGYGIFKVKLQQDDIGARQKDVENAEQDLAKFSKMGAAQALENMDDITEGLVSDYLKSVIELNIPKGSKKSKISVGISDRNLGPSITATFPYIDCYWNEVVQDFIRAIRYHGVKMFKGLQDGDLEKAELGLAHAYSRAKVKFSVQKNDNHIIQAIATLDQLDKDVNTFAMRVKEWYGWHFPELAKLVPDNKKFCKVMLFVKDKASLTPESLHDLAALVDEDASVAQKIIDAARISMGQDVSESDMKNMSAFAEKTLHMIEYRESLSKYLTDKMHVVAPNLSELIGEVVGARLISHSGSLTNLSKQAASTVQILGAEKALFRALKTKGNTPKYGLIYQSSFIGRAAPKNKGRISRYLANKCSIASRIDNFADQPTNAFGKVLKEQVEQRLEFYETGKAPMKNADAVKEAMELGGADAVKPTAEEVEEEIGKSVSVEKDDEEKKEEKKEKKEKKDKKDKKHKHKDKKHKHKSKKRKSEDDEEHKSKKSKH; from the exons atGGCGGGACTTGACTATATTTTGTACGAGGAGCCTACCGGATATGGTATCTTCAAGGTGAAACTGCAGCAAGATGATATTGGAGCAAGACAAAAAGATGTGGAGAATGCAGAGCAGGACCTAGCGAAATTTTCCAAGATG GGAGCAGCACAGGCCCTTGAGAACATGGATGATATCACTGAAGGATTGGTTTCGGACTATTTAAAGTCAGTGATAGAGCTCAACATCCCAAAAGGATCCAAGAAGAGTAAGATAAGTGTGGGAATTTCAGACAGAAACTTGGGACCTTCGATCACCGCGACCTTCCCATATATCGACTGCTACTGGAATGAGGTCGTCCAGGACTTTATCAGGGCCATAAGGTACCACGGAGTGAAAATGTTCAAGGGATTGCAAGATGGAGATTTGGAAAAGGCAGAGTTGGGTTTGGCACACGCCTACTCGAGGGCCAAGGTTAAGTTTTCCGTGCAGAAGAACGACAATCACATCATCCAGGCTATTGCCACTTTGGACCAGCTGGATAAGGATGTGAACACTTTTGCAATGAGAGTGAAAGAGTGGTACGGATGGCATTTCCCAGAGTTGGCAAAGCTGGTGCCAGACAACAAGAAGTTCTGCAAGGTGATGCTCTTCGTCAAGGACAAGGCCTCCCTTACACCAGAAAGCCTCCACGATTTGGCTGCTCTTGTTGACGAGGATGCATCTGTTGCCCAGAAGATTATAGATGCAGCAAGAATTTCGATGGGTCAGGATGTTTCTGAGAGTGATATGAAGAACATGAGTGCGTTTGCAGAGAAGACGTTGCACATGATTGAGTACAGAGAGTCGCTCTCCAAGTATTTGACCGACAAGATGCACGTCGTTGCACCAAATCTTTCCGAGTTGATAGGAGAAGTTGTTGGTGCAAGGTTGATTTCGCACTCTGGCTCTCTCACAAACCTTTCCAAGCAGGCTGCTTCCACAGTTCAGATATTAGGTGCCGAGAAGGCTCTTTTCCGAGctttgaaaacaaaggGAAACACCCCTAAGTACGGTTTGATCTACCAATCCTCATTTATCGGTCGTGCTGCACCAAAGAACAAGGGTCGTATCTCCAGATATCTTGCCAACAAGTGTTCCATCGCTTCCAGAATCGATAACTTCGCCGACCAGCCTACTAATGCCTTCGGTAAAGTTCTCAAAGAGCAGGTTGAGCAGAGACTTGAGTTTTACGAGACTGGAAAAGCTCCAATGAAGAACGCGGATGCTGTCAAAGAGGCCATGGAGCTGGGCGGTGCTGATGCTGTCAAGCCTACAGCAGAGGAGGTTGAGGAGGAGATTGGAAAGAGTGTGAGTGTTgaaaaggatgatgaggagaagaaagaagagaagaaggagaaaaaagagaagaaggacaAGAAAGACAAAAAGCACAAGCACAAGGACAAGAAGCACAAGCACAAGAGTAAGAAGAGAAAGTCTGAGGACGATGAGGAGCACAAGAGCAAGAAGTCGAAACATTGA
- a CDS encoding uncharacterized protein (BUSCO:EOG09260H81), whose translation MTDSSPDIDIEEELEREREDTPISEVEQDDEPSMKYGAEEESVEEPDELDQNDAFLKLKSYQKSAKVLSAAEQTLQSQILLLCSAVGGVDATSGTKKTYILGVDCLACLKDIKRWIHAVDDATDTWHVAAACHENSLVENDLIPILIQVPHRTIASNKTYMQSVVLTALELMVSLTKPLVLDMETAPSPMINLYVQLKKEHVKCKERILNYENGRCLRAVVRIALPIMQLPRDQRTNRDTIILNLCLHFIRNIIRIAPANFTISRNKSSSKTQQVVDNMPPGISKEDISYDNLIQKFSKNKVLMFVQTITAGLGSEFDTDVLCDVCLDIYFYLIYRVDVDGVFNMEKIESEADKSTSSNGQKTQTGEELADLIGKEKQIKQSFFGNNMTRHANFGTLLSIKDGNNDDSLTVGTQSGFLYTDPLEELDARASKKIAATRFANRNKESTKSDFDTSLDGENQNIFSSQAAGILKQFCSDFTEAGFTVLVTEMRRIATSSSARLGAFTEFHFFYLISWILKFESVLRRKMGKDQPFFKRYGFIMVCFEEQMIRLLLVGSLPRYSQSREYNLLDAGTDCFKQILTTVIEIHMLENAETDSLEAKDKEELEEYISLSESVLRNIFANEDVIDILFRIPQDAQKVSLRYAVDMTDFTHVLLKTLHYLSHLKVPIVLAKKVRQSRKRFYTENHEATVSESDEEDDFDINSPNKLKRFQVLDKNRYSAFEERLFHESVVNTFVWVFSRFEELNEEQVKNCISYFSRLLLKWNEHFLKLVRLDFMLTMHDIKRKHYSHKTTKTLSKMLSYYMRILQKLHHHSSSILLEAITFHQEHDPDVRMYLLGGDLTSVHEKQMQNRAPDLIFAYPDMSYSYKISILVSQLCYMDKTSLCQKLVKIMGEYLEKKQKAEDSISPDGGEATNIPSSPVKLPGRLEIPESYVREQKKDATLRLLLESIGFIGRYLSAQTTDSKLKETVDFMDVTIQNPMESFEIEGKLIPKDPGLVNKASTTVVQTTGVTEKEADELEREGGEETEGKHADASGDEEEEETGFDDLGSDSQFAPDNLDMLEARLEANEKRVKGQAIRKRKARKRSRDPEDDDPIRFENRSKNNQRHKKHKHGHKHSSKRKKQRESKKEEAKKHLSSKYVDSDDDDIDEEQEQQFYDKEKRLLELVHENSDKPLTPEQYMKVFHPETGPTTEERKTHTSEGNMDISDSSEESDSDPEEPIGGNDADEVEIKNAGVTDEKFEEGDENGKDRGEEEKDEEERDEEEKDIDEEDIDENEDGDNINSNDTTKEKHPENSIDNEGGTEQHINPESKRKRAVIMDSEDED comes from the coding sequence ATGACAGACAGCTCTCCAGATATTGACATAGAGGAGGAGCTCGAACGAGAAAGAGAGGATACACCAATCTCAGAGGTGGAACAAGATGACGAACCAAGCATGAAATATGGGGCCGAGGAAGAAAGTGTAGAAGAACCGGACGAATTAGATCAAAATGATGCATTtctgaagttgaagagcTACCAGAAGTCAGCAAAAGTCCTTTCAGCAGCAGAACAGACTCTTCAATCACAGATCTTACTTCTTTGCTCAGCGGTCGGTGGTGTTGACGCGACATCCGGCACTAAAAAGACTTACATACTAGGTGTGGACTGTTTAGCGTGCCTAAAAGACATTAAGAGGTGGATTCATGCAGTTGATGATGCAACCGATACATGGCATGTTGCAGCAGCTTGTCACGAGAACTCCCTCGTGGAGAATGACTTAATTCCGATCTTGATACAAGTCCCGCACAGAACTATTGCCTCAAATAAGACATATATGCAAAGTGTTGTGCTTACTGCACTTGAGTTGATGGTTTCACTTACCAAGCCATTGGTGTTAGATATGGAGACAGCACCGTCACCAATGATCAATCTATACGTccagttgaaaaaagagcatgTCAAGTGCAAGGAAAGAATTCTAAACTATGAAAATGGACGGTGCTTGAGAGCTGTAGTGCGAATAGCATTACCAATAATGCAACTGCCTAGGGACCAACGGACAAACAGAGACACAATCATATTGAATCTCTGCTTGCATTTCATACGAAACATTATAAGAATTGCTCCTGCGAACTTCACCATCTCCAGAAACAAGTCCTCATCCAAAACGCAGCAGGTGGTCGATAATATGCCGCCTGGAATTTCCAAAGAAGATATCTCGTACGATAACTTGATTCAGAAGTTCAGCAAAAACAAGGTGCTTATGTTTGTTCAAACCATAACGGCAGGCTTGGGCTCTGAGTTCGATACTGATGTTTTATGCGATGTTTGCCTTGACAtatacttttatttaatcTATCGTGTGGATGTTGACGGAGTCTTCAACATGGAGAAGATAGAATCAGAAGCTGATAAAAGCACTTCCAGCAATGGACAGAAAACACAAACCGGTGAAGAATTGGCTGATCTTATTGgcaaagaaaagcagataaAGCAGAGCTTTTTTGGTAACAACATGACTAGACATGCCAACTTTGGAACATTGCTCAGCATCAAGGATGGAAACAACGATGATTCCTTGACTGTTGGTACACAAAGTGGCTTCTTGTACACAGATCCTTTGGAAGAGCTGGATGCTCGTGCATCGAAAAAGATTGCTGCAACAAGATTTGCAAacagaaacaaagaaagcacaaaatCGGACTTTGATACTAGTTTGGATGGAGAAAATCAGAacatcttttcttcacaGGCTGCCGGAATACTCAAGCAATTTTGTTCTGACTTTACAGAGGCTGGATTTACTGTTTTAGTTACAGAAATGAGGAGGATTGCCACTTCAAGCAGTGCCAGACTGGGTGCCTTCACGGAGTTCCACTTTTTCTATTTGATATCCTGGATACTCAAGTTTGAGTCTGTcttgaggagaaaaatgggTAAGGATCAACCTTTTTTCAAGCGTTATGGATTTATAATGGTTTGCTTTGAAGAACAAATGATCAGGTTGCTTTTAGTTGGAAGCCTTCCACGTTATTCGCAAAGCAGGGAATATAATCTTTTGGATGCAGGCACAGACTGCTTTAAGCAAATTCTTACGACGGTTATAGAGATTCATATGCTGGAAAATGCGGAAACAGACTCATTAGAAGCCaaggataaagaagaaCTCGAGGAGTACATTTCTCTTTCAGAATCAGTTCTTAGAAACATTTTTGCAAATGAAGATGTGATTGACATTCTTTTCAGGATTCCACAAGATGCACAGAAAGTGTCTTTACGGTATGCCGTAGACATGACTGACTTTACACATGTTCTATTAAAGACTCTACACTATCTATCACATCTTAAAGTGCCAATTGTGTTGGCAAAGAAGGTGCGACAAAGCCGAAAGAGATTTTATACAGAGAACCACGAGGCCACTGTTTCAGAATCAGAcgaggaagatgattttGACATCAATTCACCTAACAAATTGAAAAGGTTTCAAGTTTTAGATAAAAACAGATACAGTGCATTTGAGGAGAGACTTTTCCATGAAAGCGTTGTGAACACGTTTGTGTGGGTATTTTCCAGGTTTGAGGAGTTGAACGAAGAGCAAGTGAAAAACTGCATATCGTATTTCAGTCGGCTTTTATTGAAATGGAACGAGCACTTTCTAAAGCTAGTGAGACTAGACTTCATGCTTACGATGCATGACATAAAGAGGAAACACTACTCGCATAAAACAACGAAGACTCTTTCTAAAATGTTAAGTTATTACATGCGTATTTTGCAAAAGCTCCATCACCACAGTTCTTCCATATTGCTTGAGGCTATTACATTTCATCAGGAGCATGACCCAGATGTGCGGATGTATCTTTTAGGAGGAGATCTTACATCAGTTCATGAAAAGCAGATGCAGAACCGGGCACCTGACTTGATCTTTGCCTATCCAGACATGTCATACTCGTACAAGATCTCGATTTTAGTGAGTCAGTTATGTTATATGGACAAGACAAGTTTGTGTCAGAAATTGGTCAAAATCATGGGTGAATacttggaaaagaagcaaaaagcaGAGGATAGCATATCGCCAGATGGAGGAGAAGCTACTAACATTCCAAGTTCACCTGTGAAGCTTCCAGGTCGACTTGAAATCCCAGAATCGTATGTAAGAgagcagaagaaggatgCAACTTTGAGACTTTTACTTGAGTCGATAGGATTTATTGGCAGGTATCTTTCTGCACAAACAACAGACAGCAAACTCAAAGAGACAGTTGACTTCATGGATGTGACAATCCAAAATCCGATGGAAAGTTTTGAGATTGAGGGAAAACTCATACCTAAGGATCCAGGGCTAGTTAACAAAGCCAGTACTACTGTTGTTCAAACTACCGGAGTGACTGAAAAGGAAGCTGATGAGTTAGAAAGGGAAGGAGGAGAGGAAACAGAAGGCAAACATGCGGATGCCTCAGGagacgaagaagaagaagaaacaggTTTCGATGATTTAGGATCTGATTCCCAGTTTGCTCCGGATAATTTGGATATGCTTGAGGCACGACTTGAAGCAAATGAGAAGCGTGTCAAGGGACAGGCaatcagaaagagaaaggcaaggaaaagaagtcGTGATCctgaggatgatgatccAATACGTTTTGAGAATAGAAGTAAGAATAATCAGAGACACAAAAAGCACAAGCATGGCCACAAGCATTCTTCtaagagaaaaaagcaaagagagagtaagaaagaggaagcGAAGAAGCATCTTTCAAGCAAGTACGTTGATTCGGATGACGATGATATCGATGAGGAGCAAGAGCAGCAATTCTACGATAAGGAAAAGAGGTTGCTTGAACTTGTGCATGAGAATAGTGATAAACCATTAACACCGGAACAGTATATGAAAGTTTTCCATCCTGAGACTGGACCAACAactgaagaaagaaagacaCACACTAGTGAAGGAAACATGGATATCAGTGATTCATCTGAGGAGTCTGATTCGGATCCAGAGGAGCCAATTGGTGGAAATGATGCAGATGAAGTAGAGATCAAAAATGCAGGTGTGACGGATGAAAAGTTTGAGGAAGGAGATGAAAATGGGAAAGATAGaggtgaagaagagaaagatgaagaagagagagatgaagaagagaaagatatagatgaagaagatatagatgaaaatgaagatgggGATAACATCAATAGTAATGATACTACCAAGGAAAAACACCCAGAAAATAGCATAGATAACGAAGGAGGTACAGAACAGCATATAAATCCTGAAagcaagagaaaaagagctGTTATTATGGACagtgaagatgaagacTAA